The Anopheles maculipalpis chromosome 3RL, idAnoMacuDA_375_x, whole genome shotgun sequence genomic sequence TCCTTCCCTGGTCACACAGGAAATGTCACCGATGGTACGTTCCAGCCCACGGATGGGACTCGGCCGTCAGGGCATGGTGGAGACAACGTTCACCACGAACGTGACGGCAGCAGAAACCGATCTAACGGTGGCTAAAATTAACTCCATGTTCCCAACCGTACCGGAAACCCACATCCGGATGCTGCTGAAGAAGTGAGTATGAGCGTGCTAAGTGAATGGCGTACTACAATTTCCATCATatcgatacacacacatacctacACAATCACATACAAATGCAAATACTAGTTGAGTGTAGATAATGAAGTTAGAAACTGGTTTTGCaaaagaagttttaaaaaatccccACCTCTTCGACACAGGCATTGCGCTAAAACCTGTTCGAATGGATTGTACGGTGAGGGATTGAATTACGGTCGGCTTTGTGCtgttaattaaattgtgtATTTAATTTTGCACTTTGTGCATCTGACTTACATTCACCATAATCCTATTTATGACGCCTGATAGAAGGGCCCTTTTAACACGTTTTCAATGGAGTActgggaaatgcaaatgatagagAATGTATCATCTATCAACTTTAGAGAATAGCGCAAGCGAATAAGAAATCTTCGACCATATAGAAACACCCATTACAGtagcgaatcagcaaaaaCAGATACTGAATCATCAAAAATAGTTATGGAAGCACGGgcaattgatatggaaaatttGTATGAAGATGGCTGATTTATGTGATGACTTATATAATTatataaacataatgataaaGTCATTTCCTCTTTATGTTTTGCCATATATTGCCTTTATTTTTGGTTATATTGTGTCTGGTATCTATTTTTGGTCTGATATTCCTCTTCagatatttatttaacattgcCGGAACTTGGCTCCTATTtgctagttttgttttgctccaaAACTAAGAATTGTTGAATGATTATGATCGACGGTCATATGATATACCACGGTATATCATAACGACGGTTATGATGTAGCGGTCAGGATTTACAGCCTTTATAAAATCGTTAGGACCTTACACCAGACAGTACACATAATTGATAATGAGGTCTTTTGATACAAAATATATGATACGCTCAGAAAATAACACAACCAAAAACCGTGACTCTTATGGGCTTTGCAGTTTGTTCGTTGTTCAGtaatgctgtgtgtgtgtgtgatgctttATGCCACTTTCGCCACATCAAAGCACATCCTTTTCCAGCCTTTTTGTTATCTCTCTATCTGTCTCTCTCGCTTTTGTGTGCGGTGCAATGTTGCTTTCGGTCGGTACACACAAGCTTTGCTTTCCTGTCCTTGATAACTAAGCTTCTGCTTTTCTTGTTTgtcttgcagcagcagcaacagccacaGTTCTGTTTGCTTCTAATACCTTTGATCTTTGTTTCTGCCCTCCAGCTGGAAAGAGGGGAGGTggtttttcctatttttaaaatctctttAATGGATGTTGCCTGGAAAGTGCTTGTGTGTTATGGACAGTGTTGTCGGATCCACCATTGATGCAACTATCCAAACGCTTCGTTTAACCTATCTAAAGCAGCAGTAAAAACCACTCGCAGCACCACGCTTCTTTTTAAGATCAATCGTTTTATTAACACTTAACACAACTCCCGATTTCCTAACCTCCCCAAACTCTAATTCGCACGCTAACACTTCCGTATCGAATCATTCTCTATCCTTTCTCTAACCGCCTCTATCTCTCTAACTGCCGGTATTATAAACAACACaccccaaataaaaaaaaaaacaaaactcaatcCCGCTTTCTGCGCACGTGTCGTGTGGCCAAATTGCGCTTTCACTTGTCCcgggaaccaaaaaaaaacacaccctaACACTCCTGCCAGGTACTACAACCGTGAAGCGGTCGTAATAAGCGCACTACAGGTGGAGAAACATCCGCTCACGACACCGGGCCCCTACTCCACGCCACCGCTCGGCCACCGTCCGTTCCACAACACGGCGATGGGTGTGGTGTCTGCGTTCCAGATGACACCGGTGCTGGGTGGCGGACGCAGTGAAATATCAAGCTCCCGGACCGGGAGTCCAGTACCACGGCCGGCTAGCGGTGCTAGCGGTAGCTATGCCGGTGGATACGGATCACCACGAAATGGACCGGCGGACGGTTATCGCAGCTCACCGAAACCGCACTCGTCGCCGAAGATGAAGTTGAGGTTGCTAACTACTACTACCAACTGCCgttctcctttttttactGTCTGCTTGTGGCTGTTTtagtccatttttttttttttttgttctaaatgCTTTTTCGTACACTGTTGCTAGTGCTCGCTTGgcggtgttttttgtttgattttaaacCACACATTTAAATCTATTATTTTCAGTTTGCTTTAACGTTTCAGTGTCATTTTCTTTCGAATTTCTGAAGACGATTTatatatatgtttttttatttcaaatacaAGTTGCATGTTCTTATAAAGTCTTATACTTATTACTTTTATTCCGttgattagttttttgctagcTGTTCCCTTTTATCTTTTAAAATACACCTTTGTTTCTTTAGAAATTATCTTGCCCACAATTTGTTtatcaatttcatttttccacccctttTTCTCCTCCCAAATCCAGATACATGAAGAGCATCTTTCCGAAGGCGGAAGAAACACTCATTCTCGACGTGCTGGCCAATGCGGACAATAATGTGCAAACAGCTTCCCAGCAGCTGCTAAAGATGGGCTACGATAAGCGCGAGCAACCGATTCCGCAGCGCAATTCCGCTTCCCGCAAAGGCACGGGAACGTCGCAGGCTACGGAGGATGACAAAAAGGAGGAACTGAAAACACCGACACCGAAGCTAAAGTCACcggaggaaaagaagaaaagtatgtgaaaaaagggagagaggGGAATGTAGAGTAAGGAAACCCGCACGTTCCACTACGTAGTCGGATTCTGAGATTCGAATCCTTGTAAGGATTGGAATACGAAGACTCAACTCTCCATTGGAATTTGCTTTTCCCAACACTAAAAGGAACGACAATGGGAAGGCAGGAAGCCAGTATATTCacatttcgtttcattttcagtTAAATCACGCCTGCAAACAAAGTACAAGGATACGCCGGAGAAAATCATTCTGATGGCACTGGAAAGCGTCGACTATTCGGAGGAGCGCGCCAAAAAGATACTTAACATCGTGATCCAGGAGGACAAGGATAAGAAAAAGAGCGTCAAAATTGAGGCACCGCACAAATCCGAAGAGGATAAGGAAAATGCCCGCGGtgctggtggtagtggtggtgcaAGCGCTGGACCAAGGTAGGTCGGGATTCgaaaagaaagatttaaaGTGAGTTGGGGtaaaaggtgaaaaattagaaaatggCGTCAAAATTTAGGGGCGCGAATCAATGACAGCACCGAAATCACtagcgtgcgtgtgttgtttttacgCGTATGTGTGCATTAGTGTGTACAGTAGAGTATTTGCAAAATGTACTGCCTTTCGAAGCACCAGTGTGCTGCTGTGTGTTTCGGTGTATTTCGTATCATTTCCTTTATTTGCTGTTGCGGCTGCCATTCGTCCAGATGGAGGGTTTCTACATAACTGCATGCTTTTCATGCGCTTATCTTTAGTGACATCTGCCATCTCCTGCTATCCCATAGCCCGCCGCAGAGGCAAAATCAACTTCATGATGTATGATTAGAAAGTTATAATATGAGGAATGCGATATTCTGAGCAGAAGATCAGATCTCACCTACCTGATAATGCTTTTATATTTCGCGCCTAGTTACTATATGCATTTGGAAAAAAACTCCCCATAAGTAGTCAACATTACAAGCCGCGCATTATGTACTGTTTCGCTCTAGCTCTGTCGCTGTTTGTCTGATCTTCTGTCTATCTCTTCATTCTCGTTCTcgtgtgtgttctttttttttttgtttctttcttctcatCCAACATTCAACTCATAATCCGGCCATTAACGCGTAATTGATCGGCAAATTTGCacaacaaaattaataatcCAAACTGcaaaaccatcaacaacaatcttGGCGCGGTTGATAAAAATGTTCGGATGTCCTATACTTGGGTCCTTCTGATGCGACAAATCCACGATGCCACTACCCACGTTGGCAATAATCTTTCGATGCATCCTTtatgtgtggctgtgtgtgtgtgtttctttcttgGTGGCACGCAACACCGTTTCTTATCACCGTTTACAATGTTTGTTACGCCCGGCCGTGTATGTGTCTCTTGTTTTCCATCTCTCTGTGTGGCTTTCGTGTGCACCAACACaacgtctgtgtgtgtgtgtgtgtgtgtgcgatagTCGAAGCAACAGCACCGCTTCGTCACAACCCCGCACACCGCTGGCTAAACGTGCCCACGATGGAGGTGTCCTTGTTGGTGCCTCACCGGGATCAACAGCAGGACCATCTTCCCAGGATGGATCGATCACAGTGGATGGTGCTACTAAAGCAATGAACGAGCAGCAACAGGAAGCAACACCGGCTGTGGCACCGAAAAGCTCCGATCCGGAAACGAGCTCACCCGACGGAACGACGGAACCATCCAGCAGCGATACTACGCCCGGCGATGACTACACACCATCACCCGACTACCCGAAGCTGCGGAATGATGGCGCGGCACGGAACGGTGTTGGCGCGGGCAAACAGAGCCGCCCGAAAGCCAAAACCGATCACGCAAAGTATGATCTTTCCTTCCGAtagtgtggttgtgtgtgtgtttgtgggattTCATATATTTTCCTATCTtccgtgtgtgtattttttttctatgtacctgttctatgtgtgtgtttttttatatatttctgGTTTGGTTTTATACAACTATTCTCTATGGGTTTTTATAATACATATtagtttgttgttgattgtttgtgGTTGAGCTGCCAGTTATAAGTGGAAAAAGATTATTATTCAATGTACTAAAACGTTTTCCACCCATCACATCTCATTCATTGTTTTAATTGGTTGCAGTTTTAACACATCTAAAAGTGCACGGGTCTGTCCATTGGGGTATAATTTACCTTACATTCAGGAGGATTAGTGAAAGGAAAAGGTTGACCTAATCGATATTTCATTTGATGATCCTGTCTCCTAGCAATTCTTCTAACATCTTGTCTTTCATGTACATACTTTAATTTAGTTGATTTTAGGAGAACCTATTGCCATATCAATTGAGGAAATTGGTACATAGTTTCAGTAATATTCTAAAGTGTAGAAGTGAGCTTCGTGAGCTTCTGCCTGATCACCGGCAATGCCCGATTCGAgggttttcaaaattctattcCATTttagaaacaaacgaaaacatcgGCTGACGTGATCAAAAACCGTTTAAAGCAGTAGAAATAGCTTCACAAAGCTCGCTTAGTAATTTTTTCAGCCCAAAATCCTAAATCCTAGGAGCTAAGATCCTAGCTGAAGGTACTAGCCCGCGAAAGAATGTCTTACTCTAGAGCAAATAAGTATTAAACTTCTTACATTAGTCTTATGAGACGTTGTGATAACCAAAGCTGTACTTTAGGACACTTAAATCTATCctcaaaattgtaaaaatagtGTGAGGCTTTTctaattataaatattataattattgaTAATAATTTTTAGCAATGTCATAATAGCTCGCCCCAGCGCTTCGCTCCCTGATATGACATCACTTCTAGTCTAATCATTCAATCATCATGTCCAAACTTTCCTTATCATACTGCTCGTTATCTTCAGCTTCGCGTGATTCAAACGTTGGTATGTGAACATATATAGTCTACCGCATCGATAATCTcccccagtttttttttccatcatgtACAAATCATTCAACATTTTCACTTACTCTAGAGAAGTTGTTGCTTGTGTTGCACAGTTGCACCTGGGTTAAGGTTGAGGGGTTTGATACATCCCAGGACATGTATTGAAGTTTTAACGAATAAGTAGCACCTTCCGTGTACATACCAGTAGCTCGCTAGACGCATGCAGAAGCAAGCAAAAGGATTGTAGGAATTTTTTCGTCTCATTATATCAATCCTCTCTGTACGGGAAGGATCAATTGTTCCATTAGTCTAATAGTATCGTTTCGTTctttatcacacacacacatcctgttctgtttttttttctctatctttTTTGCTCGATCTGTCTCTCTACTTCGCtctatttctctttctctctctctcgctatcACTATCACGttctctgtttcttttttttacctcaTTATCCTTGGCATTACATTTTACTGGTGTTCGTGCCATGCGGTGTAATGTTTAGGTATTCTATTTTTAGGACATCCTCGTCGGAAGACGAATCCAGCGACCAGACACCAGTCCAGATGGATGGCAAATCACCGCAGCTAGCGTCATCCCGCATACCGACCAAGGGACCGAACATGAAGCTGTTCAAAGGACCGAACGATGATTTGCTGCTGTAAGTTGACGCCACCACACACGGGCCTTCGCTTCCCGATGTTAAACCTTTTGCTAAATCTTTCTTTCTGCTGCCTAATTTCAGCACTGACTACGTCACATGGAATGGCGCCAATCCGGATCTTGCCAAGGGCAGCCAGAAGAAAGCGACTGGGCCCGATCGAACGATTCGCACCGAGCGCGCGTACAAAGCGCACGGCCCCAATGGGGAACTTTGCAAGGGTCCGGTCGGTTCGCTGGCCAAGGGAAGCATGTACACGCAGCTGCTGAAAGCGGATGTGAAGTGCAACTAGTTGTGGAAGGCTTAAGATAAGAGGCGagctttatattttttctttctccatttATCCAAAATCCATCCAAAATGAACGTGATGTTTCGATAGATGTTGTAAACCGCATTAGAGTTTGGGACAATTCGTAGTTGTGAAAATACtgtttaaaaaagcaaaattgactgtacgaaaaaaacaaaaatgtttgggAAGAACAGAAAGAGAGACGGAATATGGTGCGTGTAGGTTTAATCATGAAAGatcgttttttattgttttatctaGCCATATAGATTCTTGTCATTCTGCGTTGAAACTTATATTCCATTACACTTAAAACGGGTGCCAATTTTTAGAAGATAACAATGGCTTAACGATGGCCTACCTTTTATGAGTGACTTAGAATATCTCTAGACCCCGTGTACTCATGATTTCGTTACTTCGTGTACTAAAACATTCGTTCAAATGTTctcgtgtgtgttgtgtgggtGGATGTGTATAACAGACAACTGTCATGTGTTAGTTTTGTGATGGGTAAATGCGGAATTATTACGGAATCGGCAGCGATTTCGGTTTTAAATCCGAAGTAAAATCAGCAGCGTTGTCTCCGGAGAAATCCGGAGTAATCTGTGACTGATTCCGCAGTGCACTCCGGAGTTGATTACTCCGAATTAATCCGGATTTTACTCCGGATTACTCTATAGTGTATACTTCGGTTATTATACGTCGGATTCGGAGTAAATTCATTACACCTCTTCGGAGTTCCCACCACTTGTTGCCATACAAACAACATCCAGGGcggatgtttgatttttgcgtTTCTCATAGCCATAGCCTAAATCATTCCAAAGGTGAAAGATAGAAATATTTATAAGGACACATTTCAATTAGAAAGTGGGACAAAAACCCGTTAAATCAAATCTATTACTACCGAACACTAATGTAGTACGCACCTTAGTGGAAAGCACACGTCATACCACACATTTACGGGGAAGAACATAGAAGCTCGCACACTTGTTATTGCAAAACTTATGATAATCGATAGAGGCGCGCGATACTAAAGTGAGGTGCAATATTTTTCTAGCGAACGGTtgaaaacacatacacacacacatactctacAGAAACACAAAGAATATATGAATGAAGGGAAGAGATCAATTCCATTTAGCATAGTATTAATGCGAATAACGTTTACCGTATATTACCGAGCATCATAGTAATATTCCGATGGATCGATGACGAGTGTTTGTTAAATAAGCTAGCTGTTTGTTcgcaccgtaccgtaccgtataGGCCCAGGTGCCCAGGTCCCAAGATCCCATGACGAACCCTAGTAAAAGAACCATACAATCAACGCGCGCGTTATGCTCTACCCAGGCGAGGCGGGTACCTGTCCGCTTGTCTTTTGATAGTACGTTACATTGTGCCTACATTTGTGCGTTGTACCGCGctagggaaaatggaaaaaaattatcTACCAATTCATCAAACACTATCCCCTGGATAGAGGAAAACAATTATTGTACAATTAATCATTTATGCGGTTTATTAGCGTTTTTTATCCATacgaagggaagaaaaattagCCTCGTTCCGGGAGATTTTCATACCTTCCCTCCAAAAGCCACCAAAGATCGATATCAAGAATCTATTTTGTAAacgtaaatgtttttttttttgcttgtgtaatttgtaacagatttctttgtgtttattgaaaatttcgCGTTTGCCCATTTATTGTATGATACGGATACCGATAGTGTGACAAAAGATATGTACCTTGTACTTGCGATGAAGTAACTGCAAATCATTCGTCCTTTTTCCACGCATCCAATTGCATGAGCGCGTGTTTACTTAAGAATGCATACAATACACACCACTACATAACGATTTCttcgacaaaaacaaaatgtttgatGTTCCGTTACGGTTCACATCATACTCTTCATGATAAAGAACAataaagcaacacaacaatTTACGGCAATTTTCGGGGAAAAAGTTCATTATTTCgccttttgtttgttacataTTTCACCTTGCTTGTGCTCTTTCACCGTTGTCAGCTTCTGGGTTATCTTCTGTGAGATTTGAAATACCCATACCATAGCTCTCTAACTGATGTTTCCGGTTAAATGTTATTCTTACATTAAACTAACTTATAAAATAACCTCATAACGAAGAATGGGAAGGATTTCAAAATGCtaacacgcgcacacaaaccCACTAAACCTCATCCTCGTTTAGTAGCATGTTCGGCACACCCTTGTTGATGGGGAAAATGCGTCCCGTTTCCGGACATTCGAGCGTACCCTCCACTACGTCCACCTCCAGCAGTATGTGGTGCAGTTTCTGTAGCGTTTCCACATCGTTTTGGATATCGGTGGGCATCGTGCTTGGTATGTCGGAACCAATCTGCCAAGAGGGAAGTAACAACGAATAGaatttttatgaaaacaaGCATAACAGGGGGGCAAAAACCGCTTACATTAGCTGCCGCGGCGCAGATCGCACTCCATTCCAGCCTTGGCAGCATCCGGGTGATGAATTCCGAGTTGAAATCAGCATTTACTTCTTTCTTCTCCACGATCTGCGGAACGGGAAGAGCGCGTTAGATAAATAACACCAGCATTGCGTTCTACGGTTACTTACATTCAGCTTCAGTGGATATCCAACTTTAACACCGCGGATACACTTCGAGGTGAGAAAATTGTACGTtaaaagtttcattttatgCACCTTTTTGCAGTTTGTACGGTGTATAGCGTACAGCACGAGGTCGCTggcggtttgttttgatatcgATCGAAGCACACGAGAACTGTcatcttttgttgttgttttttgctgcCGAGGGGTAGGAATGTCATGCTTTCGGTGTAAACGTGCAGTAATTTGAAATCAAACAACGCACAATCGTTCAAAATCCAACAATTTCGAACAGTTTTGTAGTtttacgtgtgcgtgtgcgttgtAATACTTTTATTTGGTGTAAATTATTTCTCCCACAATATATGATATGCTTTAGACTAGTGCATGAACGGTTCAAAAATGCAAGACAAAATGCCGTACGACAAAATACGCAAATATGGCAATCTTTTTGGTAAAGTATCTGCTCAATTCTGTACCCGAGAAACCTTCACATTTATCAAATAATTGTTCTGCTTTCTTCTAGCTTATATCACTTCAATCGGTTTCACACCCAACCGTTCCGACAGCTCCGTGCAGGTTTTAATCTGGTTAACATGATACGGAAGTCCACCGTCCTGATCCACCTTTGCCATGTGAATTCGCTCCGGATCACCCGCCACCAGTACGGGATGGTTCGGATCGGtctagaaaacgaaaaaccaaacattATTGTGTACGAAACATCCACAACACCTCCCTTACCATTGGCATATTGCGTAGGATGCTATTCAGATCGGACAACCGTCCCTCGAATCCCGGTGCAAAGCAGGCCGGATTGATCGCAACAAAGCACTGACCCAGATCGGCTTCAGAATCGGCACCGGCGTGCGTCCACTTGCGTATCTTGGTAGCATAGTTTGCACCGGACAAAATGCCACAAAACACTTCCACCATCGCACCGAGCCCGTAGCCCTTGTAACCGGACGTTAGTTCGGTACCACCGAGCGGCATCAGGCAAGCCGTATCAAACGCAACGCAAGCGTCCGTTGTCGGATGTCCATCCGGACCTTGGGCCCAGCC encodes the following:
- the LOC126563586 gene encoding uncharacterized protein LOC126563586; the protein is MSEQMEQVGLPPGWDCKYDSRTGRYYYVNLFTKTTQWEDPRARIRQLQTGAPLHISNDSISMQPVHGSPYHVYPSSNSFYPAQAAFQNPPSGVPSLNASPNFAQRMQQHQQQQQQQQNIEMSPMVRSSPRMGLGRQGMVETTFTTNVTAAETDLTVAKINSMFPTVPETHIRMLLKKYYNREAVVISALQVEKHPLTTPGPYSTPPLGHRPFHNTAMGVVSAFQMTPVLGGGRSEISSSRTGSPVPRPASGASGSYAGGYGSPRNGPADGYRSSPKPHSSPKMKLRYMKSIFPKAEETLILDVLANADNNVQTASQQLLKMGYDKREQPIPQRNSASRKGTGTSQATEDDKKEELKTPTPKLKSPEEKKKIKSRLQTKYKDTPEKIILMALESVDYSEERAKKILNIVIQEDKDKKKSVKIEAPHKSEEDKENARGAGGSGGASAGPSRSNSTASSQPRTPLAKRAHDGGVLVGASPGSTAGPSSQDGSITVDGATKAMNEQQQEATPAVAPKSSDPETSSPDGTTEPSSSDTTPGDDYTPSPDYPKLRNDGAARNGVGAGKQSRPKAKTDHAKYSIFRTSSSEDESSDQTPVQMDGKSPQLASSRIPTKGPNMKLFKGPNDDLLLTDYVTWNGANPDLAKGSQKKATGPDRTIRTERAYKAHGPNGELCKGPVGSLAKGSMYTQLLKADVKCN
- the LOC126563321 gene encoding multifunctional methyltransferase subunit TRM112-like protein, yielding MKLLTYNFLTSKCIRGVKVGYPLKLNIVEKKEVNADFNSEFITRMLPRLEWSAICAAAANIGSDIPSTMPTDIQNDVETLQKLHHILLEVDVVEGTLECPETGRIFPINKGVPNMLLNEDEV